In one Thermoleophilia bacterium genomic region, the following are encoded:
- a CDS encoding nucleotidyltransferase family protein — translation MSAAAARRLTPELEALLVCAQWVIDPAQTPRFRSALGRCASPQLLCRTAIAHGMTGHLRAALRTAPELQDTPLATTVAKVAASAARRGLRQSAVLLRLIDKLAGSGIEAMPIKGPAWAEALYGDVALRNWSDLDILVRYADVPRARAILLDEGFHDASSFNERFLAREHRGQGELHFASAKPVHLDLHWEVGVAYRGRGLPAQHFLARSVPRILLQRPILGPSAADLALLTCINGSRDRWNKIESLLALGVQIRDLPHDAWSDILAGAREVGCARRVVIGVTHVSRALGLDLPPAIAAAIAGDPVGRLLVCALSPDTLDTQSDDNGRREIADLLWKFATEDSLWRTLENLGVRLLHPGLGEWQVVELRPSLHWLYFALRPLRLTVKWSRRLLIG, via the coding sequence GTGAGCGCCGCAGCCGCCCGCCGCCTGACCCCCGAGCTCGAGGCGCTCCTCGTCTGCGCCCAGTGGGTCATCGACCCCGCGCAGACGCCACGCTTTCGTTCCGCCCTCGGTCGCTGCGCATCGCCGCAGCTTCTCTGCCGCACCGCAATCGCGCACGGCATGACAGGACACCTCCGCGCCGCGCTCCGAACAGCGCCCGAGCTGCAGGACACGCCCTTGGCAACAACGGTCGCAAAGGTCGCCGCATCGGCCGCCCGTCGCGGTTTGCGCCAGTCTGCGGTCTTGCTCCGCCTGATCGACAAGTTAGCCGGAAGCGGCATCGAGGCCATGCCGATCAAAGGGCCGGCCTGGGCAGAAGCGCTCTACGGGGATGTCGCGCTGCGCAACTGGTCCGATCTCGACATCCTGGTCCGCTACGCGGATGTTCCCCGAGCACGCGCAATCCTGCTGGACGAAGGCTTTCACGACGCCAGCTCGTTCAACGAACGCTTCCTCGCCCGCGAGCACCGCGGCCAAGGGGAACTGCACTTCGCATCGGCGAAACCGGTACACCTCGATCTGCACTGGGAAGTCGGCGTCGCGTATCGCGGTCGAGGGCTGCCGGCACAACATTTCCTCGCCCGCTCCGTACCTCGCATCCTTCTGCAGCGCCCGATCTTGGGACCGTCCGCCGCCGACCTGGCGCTTCTCACCTGCATCAACGGCAGTCGTGATCGCTGGAACAAGATCGAGTCCCTCCTAGCGCTCGGCGTGCAGATTCGCGACCTGCCCCACGACGCGTGGAGCGACATCCTCGCCGGCGCTCGCGAGGTCGGCTGCGCACGACGCGTCGTGATCGGCGTCACGCACGTCTCTCGCGCACTCGGCCTCGACCTGCCGCCGGCGATTGCAGCCGCGATCGCCGGCGACCCCGTTGGGAGGCTCCTCGTGTGCGCGCTCTCCCCCGACACACTCGACACGCAGAGTGACGACAACGGCAGGCGCGAGATAGCCGACCTGCTGTGGAAGTTCGCGACCGAGGACTCGCTGTGGCGCACGCTGGAGAATTTGGGCGTGCGCCTGCTCCACCCCGGCCTCGGTGAATGGCAGGTCGTGGAGCTGCGGCCATCGCTCCACTGGCTCTACTTCGCGCTGCGACCGCTGCGCCTGACCGTCAAGTGGAGTCGGCGCCTGCTCATCGGCTAG